Sequence from the Erythrobacter insulae genome:
CAGTGACGCTGACGCCGACTGTACCCTCAATCTCTTCGCGAAGTGCACGCGAGGGATAGTTTTCTTGAATGCGAGCGGCCCAGCGACCTTCACCCCGTGTCGTCGCTCCACGAGCCTTTGAAGGCGGCGGTGGTGGCGGCGGCGGTGCCGGTGCGGCAACAGGAGCAGGCGGCGGAATAACCAAAGCCGGTGGTGACGGCGGTGGAATCGTAGGCTGCGTCTGTATCGCCGGCGGTGCCGGCGCAATGCTAATGGGCGGCGGAGGCGCTACCGGCGGCGGCGGGGCAGTTTCCTGCTCTGGCGGCGGCGGTGGTTCATCCGGTTCTTCAGGGGGCGGGGGCTCCTCAATGTCAATCGTGGTAACCCGCTCAGCGATCTCTTTCACGGCCGAAATGGCCAGACCCGAGATGAGCAAATACCCGATCAACACATGGATCAACGCCACGATGATAATGGAAGTAACCTTACTTCCACTCATTTGT
This genomic interval carries:
- a CDS encoding energy transducer TonB, with translation MSGSKVTSIIIVALIHVLIGYLLISGLAISAVKEIAERVTTIDIEEPPPPEEPDEPPPPPEQETAPPPPVAPPPPISIAPAPPAIQTQPTIPPPSPPALVIPPPAPVAAPAPPPPPPPPSKARGATTRGEGRWAARIQENYPSRALREEIEGTVGVSVTVTPDGRATGCSVTASSGSSILDDAACKGMERYARFNPALNDAGNPTTGRYATRITYRLN